Proteins co-encoded in one Bacteroidota bacterium genomic window:
- a CDS encoding AsmA-like C-terminal region-containing protein, protein MKILKRILLILLAILILFSVAISVILITKKDDIKQMVIQEINNNIKTELLISDIKLGVFKSFPKVSIVIDNVKVKELPAFGNDYLAEIEKIYLSMDLIGFLKKEYIIEKLSVDNGKVNLKINKKNENNYIIWDIDVEEKESKPIKLDLQKIQFNNINIQYKNDFDNQIIAAELRKIDFKGDFLSDNYSMSMKATTFIDSLLIDNVKYIDKNHLDIESEFQIDKNTYFIKKSNIALDDLNILLDGTIKQQLENNYELDINIESKEISISDLLYLVPKKYSDSLQAYEAEGEFLFNGSINGQYSDKKLPGLNIDFAIEKASIKRKESNESLKHIQVKGKFYSEDLNNLKTSYAEITKFSTKLGRKEIIGNFKISDFDDPLLETKLSSNISLRDLNDLLNLKGIKKFNGDVFIDAKLKAKLEDIKNNKINDKTSVKVRAIFDRVDIQFENSDIEYKDISGNFHFNGQDLIIKDYRGYISNTHFELNGIAKNFLAYLFSEDEKLVVKSKFNSKHIQIDDFLKAEEEAPKQVEKTTESTENMNFVIPKNIKFELLINCKEAVYNNLITKNIKGKVSLSEAGVILDDLKLETADGMVELNGRLFEEKSNQLSVDGIIDLKGIDISKLLKQLDNLGQDVITHNNIHGKIDSRIKLNSIFNPDLSPDLDKLFVTTDLSIKNGELINFEPITKVLGFVKIKKMKRIEFDEIQNTILISNKLITIPVMDINSNAFSMSVSGEHKFNNEIDYMFKINLSHLFFGKYDYNKNDLDFDENVGKGGVNLYVSMTGTIDDPVFKRSKVESRKKFKENMEKEKKEFNNIFKKEKKKKAEEEFEFEWEEE, encoded by the coding sequence ATGAAAATTTTAAAACGTATTTTACTTATTCTCTTAGCTATTCTCATATTATTCTCTGTAGCTATTTCTGTAATTTTAATTACCAAAAAAGATGATATCAAACAGATGGTAATTCAGGAAATTAATAATAATATTAAAACGGAATTATTAATATCCGATATAAAATTAGGCGTTTTTAAAAGCTTTCCAAAAGTATCAATTGTTATTGACAACGTGAAGGTTAAAGAACTACCTGCCTTCGGTAACGATTATCTGGCTGAAATTGAAAAGATATATCTTTCAATGGATTTAATTGGATTTTTAAAAAAAGAATACATAATTGAAAAATTATCTGTTGATAATGGAAAAGTAAATCTTAAAATTAATAAAAAAAATGAAAATAACTATATCATCTGGGATATAGATGTTGAAGAAAAAGAATCAAAACCAATTAAGTTGGATTTACAAAAAATACAGTTTAATAATATTAATATTCAATACAAAAATGATTTTGATAATCAGATAATCGCTGCTGAATTAAGAAAAATTGATTTTAAAGGCGATTTCTTAAGTGATAATTATTCTATGTCTATGAAGGCTACAACTTTTATTGACAGTTTGCTGATAGATAATGTAAAATATATTGATAAAAACCACTTAGACATTGAGTCTGAATTTCAAATTGATAAAAATACATATTTTATTAAAAAAAGCAATATTGCTTTAGATGATTTAAATATTCTGTTGGATGGAACAATAAAACAGCAGTTAGAAAATAACTATGAATTAGACATTAATATTGAAAGTAAAGAAATAAGCATTTCTGATTTGCTTTATCTTGTTCCTAAAAAATATAGTGATAGCTTGCAAGCTTATGAAGCAGAGGGGGAATTTTTATTTAACGGTAGTATAAACGGACAGTACTCTGACAAAAAGCTACCCGGATTAAATATTGATTTTGCTATTGAAAAAGCTTCAATAAAAAGAAAAGAAAGTAATGAAAGTCTTAAACATATTCAGGTAAAAGGTAAATTTTACAGTGAAGACCTCAATAATTTAAAAACTTCTTATGCAGAAATAACAAAGTTTTCAACCAAACTCGGAAGGAAGGAAATTATTGGAAATTTTAAAATCAGTGATTTTGATGATCCGCTTTTGGAAACAAAATTATCTTCAAATATTAGTTTGCGTGATTTAAACGATCTTTTAAATCTTAAAGGAATCAAAAAATTTAATGGTGATGTTTTTATAGATGCAAAGTTGAAAGCGAAACTTGAAGATATTAAAAACAATAAAATAAACGATAAAACATCAGTTAAAGTAAGGGCAATATTTGACAGAGTTGATATTCAATTTGAAAATAGCGACATTGAGTATAAAGATATTTCAGGCAATTTTCATTTTAACGGTCAAGACCTGATAATTAAGGATTACAGAGGTTATATCTCCAACACACATTTTGAACTTAATGGTATTGCTAAAAATTTTCTTGCATATTTATTTTCAGAAGATGAAAAGCTTGTTGTTAAATCAAAATTTAATAGCAAACATATACAGATTGATGATTTTTTGAAAGCTGAGGAAGAAGCTCCTAAGCAAGTAGAAAAAACAACAGAAAGTACTGAAAATATGAACTTTGTAATTCCCAAAAATATCAAATTTGAGCTTTTGATAAATTGTAAAGAAGCTGTTTACAATAATTTGATAACAAAAAACATTAAAGGAAAAGTTTCATTATCAGAAGCTGGAGTTATACTTGACGATTTAAAGCTTGAAACTGCTGATGGGATGGTAGAATTAAACGGAAGACTCTTTGAAGAAAAATCAAATCAGTTGAGCGTAGATGGAATAATTGATTTAAAAGGAATAGACATAAGCAAACTTTTGAAACAACTTGATAATCTAGGACAAGACGTTATTACACATAATAATATTCACGGAAAAATTGATTCCAGAATAAAGTTAAATTCAATTTTTAATCCTGACCTCTCCCCTGACCTTGATAAGCTTTTTGTTACTACCGACCTCTCAATTAAAAATGGGGAACTTATTAACTTCGAACCTATAACAAAAGTTTTGGGATTTGTAAAAATAAAAAAGATGAAAAGAATTGAATTTGATGAAATTCAAAACACAATATTGATTTCAAATAAATTAATAACAATTCCTGTAATGGATATCAACAGTAATGCTTTTTCTATGTCAGTTTCAGGTGAGCATAAATTTAATAACGAGATTGATTATATGTTTAAAATAAACCTATCACACTTATTTTTTGGAAAATACGATTACAATAAAAATGATCTTGATTTTGATGAAAATGTTGGCAAAGGTGGTGTGAATTTATACGTAAGCATGACAGGAACTATTGATGATCCTGTATTTAAACGTAGCAAAGTAGAATCACGAAAGAAGTTTAAAGAAAACATGGAAAAAGAAAAGAAAGAATTCAATAATATCTTTAAAAAAGAAAAAAAGAAAAAAGCCGAAGAAGAGTTTGAATTTGAATGGGAGGAGGAATGA
- a CDS encoding NfeD family protein gives MNWIIILLLIGILLVMVEVFFVPGTTFVGIAGVFFAGIGIYLAYSEKGNTTGHIVLAITLTILLVSIIIAVKSGVWDKLSNKDILLGKSNYFEEDSIKIGEKGKAISALRPMGKARINDINYEVRTFGEYIESESKIEIIKIVGNQITVKQIEIEESNINPSED, from the coding sequence ATGAATTGGATTATAATTCTTCTTTTAATTGGTATATTGTTGGTAATGGTTGAAGTGTTTTTTGTTCCGGGAACTACATTTGTAGGTATTGCAGGGGTTTTTTTTGCAGGGATTGGAATTTACCTTGCTTATAGCGAAAAAGGTAATACAACAGGACACATAGTGCTTGCAATAACACTCACTATTTTATTAGTTTCCATAATCATTGCAGTCAAAAGTGGTGTTTGGGATAAATTGTCAAACAAAGATATTCTTTTAGGAAAATCAAATTATTTTGAAGAAGATAGCATAAAAATAGGAGAGAAAGGAAAAGCTATTTCAGCATTACGTCCAATGGGTAAGGCAAGAATCAATGATATAAATTATGAAGTAAGAACTTTTGGTGAATATATTGAAAGTGAATCAAAAATAGAAATAATAAAAATAGTTGGTAATCAAATTACAGTAAAGCAAATTGAAATTGAAGAAAGCAATATAAATCCTTCTGAAGATTGA